The following coding sequences lie in one Palaemon carinicauda isolate YSFRI2023 chromosome 7, ASM3689809v2, whole genome shotgun sequence genomic window:
- the LOC137643618 gene encoding mediator of RNA polymerase II transcription subunit 15-like, with translation MDTWSFLIQHIVRGETVASEEFRGSEGGATTASEVDDDVRSTGTRSQASTTTRKDKGKGSCRTLDTSHSDTYVSEKDFSNILRNLVSKADSSTPTFMGQHKIVHDFSCLLEGYMRAIPVHRWHEFQIECLNLTQRYRDETQVLQQAQQQSSETWAGPQQQQPLQPPVHQQPPQQQSPWQPPHQQSTWQPPHQQSPWQPPHQQSPWQPPHQQQPWQSPQPGPSHAQPEQQQQHRPASHNWVPQSSPSSLPRTTEWHPGMPTPLSSTPVQVTSPSVPVSSPTLVQAPSPAPSLTSLSAAFKSPLTFPVLTPGTIDSNLDEAMTPSPLYSSKELDTPPVKDKEI, from the exons atggacacttggtcgttcctcatacagcacatcgtccggggagagacagtcgccagtgaggagtttcgtggctccgaaggaggtgccacgacagccagcgaagtcgacgatgacgtgaggtcgacggggactcgcagccaggcatctaccaccaccaggaaggacaaggggaaggggtcctgccgaacacttgacacctctcacagcgacacctatgtgtcggagaaggatttcagcaatatattgaggaat cttgtgtcgaaagctgattcgtcaaccccaacgtttatgggccagcacaagattgtgcacgatttttcgtgcctgctggaaggctacatgcgtgccatcccagtacaccgatggcacgaattccaaatagagtgcctcaatctcacacaacgttacagggacgagactcaggtcttgcagcaggcacagcaacaatcctcagagacctgggcaggcccacagcaacagcaacctttacagccccctgtgcatcagcaaccccctcagcaacagtcaccttggcagccccctcaccagcagtcaacttggcagccccctcaccagcagtcaccttggcaaccccctcaccagcagtcaccttggcaaccccctcaccagcagcaaccttggcagtcccctcaaccaggaccctcgcatgcacagccagagcagcagcagcagcatcgtccagccagtcataactgggtgccgcagtcaagcccttcttccttgccccgtaccacggagtggcacccagggatgccaactccactgtcatccacccctgtccaggtgacctcgccatcagtgccagtgtcgtcacccacccttgtccaggctccttcaccagcaccttcattaacgtcgctgtcggcggcattcaaaagtccattgaccttccctgtcctgaccccggggaccatcgacagcaaccttgatgaagccatgacaccctcacccctctactcgtccaaggagcttgataccccaccagtcaaggacaaggaaatttaa